TTAACAAAGATAAAAACGGGGATGTATATCCGGAAATGATTAACTTCTTTGCTTCATTTTCAGAAAGACCTCGACTTAATAAATAAAACATTTCATCTTCATTTATCTGTCCAATAGCGGCTCCATGACTAGCTTGAACGTCATATTCATCAATGTTTAATTTTGGTTCTACTTTGATTGATCCAAATTCGCCTAATATTAAACCCCTATTTTGTTGTTTACATACGGAATTTTTCATTCCTTTATTAATGGTACCTGACACATCATAATCAAGAGTGGCTTCATCACTTGAAACTAATAAATTCGTAATCTTTGAACTTGTTCTTTCGTGTTGATGTATTACTTGTTGCTTGACTGTAAAATGGTCTTTTCCTGATCCTAGATTTAACATTTCATAATCTAGAAGTGATTCATTTTCTTTTAAATATATGGAATCTGTTAAGTTGAACGTTCCATTATATAATAGCCCTGTTTTTACATATAATT
The sequence above is drawn from the Bacillota bacterium genome and encodes:
- a CDS encoding SufD family Fe-S cluster assembly protein, which encodes MKLPLYILDKPNLILLHEQDFINQSKVKAKIQKNQTLLTFSKTLDEEINLVVGDELKDKSIKLHFLDNVHQTIVIMIHLSKKNSITLDFVLEKNSQVDVLYLITNTRNNKAFLKRTFTLYDSSKLYVKTGLLYNGTFNLTDSIYLKENESLLDYEMLNLGSGKDHFTVKQQVIHQHERTSSKITNLLVSSDEATLDYDVSGTINKGMKNSVCKQQNRGLILGEFGSIKVEPKLNIDEYDVQASHGAAIGQINEDEMFYLLSRGLSENEAKKLIISGYTSPFLSLLKEGIHKQTVSKRISKKIKGVVT